The proteins below are encoded in one region of Aquisphaera giovannonii:
- a CDS encoding putative quinol monooxygenase — protein sequence MGIDRRAMLTTGAALAGASILGGEAMADGAGRPELPEGAVVLTAKVKAKADEVEAVKEALLSLVGPTRKEEGCLCYNLHQSKSDPTEFVFYEQWASQAALDAHGKAPHMKALGAKLKDRTDKGGGVAFYKLLG from the coding sequence ATGGGAATCGACCGACGCGCGATGCTGACGACCGGGGCCGCCCTGGCGGGGGCCTCCATCCTGGGGGGCGAGGCGATGGCCGACGGCGCGGGCCGCCCCGAGCTGCCCGAGGGGGCGGTGGTCCTCACCGCCAAGGTCAAGGCCAAGGCCGACGAGGTCGAGGCCGTGAAGGAGGCCCTGCTCTCGCTCGTCGGGCCCACCCGGAAGGAGGAGGGCTGCCTCTGCTACAACCTCCACCAGTCCAAGTCCGACCCGACCGAGTTCGTCTTCTACGAGCAGTGGGCCAGCCAGGCCGCGCTCGACGCCCACGGCAAGGCCCCGCACATGAAGGCCCTGGGCGCGAAGCTCAAGGACCGGACCGACAAGGGCGGCGGCGTGGCCTTCTACAAGCTCCTGGGCTGA
- a CDS encoding cupin domain-containing protein yields the protein MNRAFGALAMICVIGAGGIAAARHDEKAGARVIPLSRRDIVEKLDGKDAAASVQEVVIEPGGRVAPHRHAGPVFGYVLEGEYEHALGDDPVTNYKAGDTFYEPSGCVHRVTRNPSAKARTRLLAVVLHPRDVEKVTVPERAAKED from the coding sequence ATGAATCGGGCATTCGGCGCATTGGCGATGATCTGCGTCATCGGGGCCGGCGGGATCGCGGCGGCCCGGCACGACGAGAAGGCCGGGGCCAGGGTGATCCCCCTCTCCCGGCGGGACATCGTGGAGAAGCTGGACGGCAAGGACGCCGCAGCCTCGGTGCAGGAGGTGGTCATCGAGCCGGGCGGGCGGGTCGCCCCGCACCGCCACGCCGGGCCGGTGTTCGGGTACGTCCTGGAGGGCGAGTACGAGCACGCCCTCGGCGACGACCCCGTCACGAACTACAAGGCCGGCGACACGTTCTACGAGCCGTCGGGGTGCGTCCACCGGGTGACGAGGAACCCGAGCGCGAAGGCGAGGACGCGCCTCCTCGCGGTGGTCCTGCACCCCCGCGACGTCGAGAAGGTCACGGTCCCGGAGCGGGCGGCGAAGGAGGACTGA
- a CDS encoding serine/threonine-protein kinase, which produces MRRREPPCRGMGATAVRPAPDPRGPGGLAETVDFPAPGSPEAPDGLTPRPAAAEGRGASSAAELDPLLRTRLRALAILYLAVFGLLPGWRLVVRRETDEAASAANALAVVALGAAVILLSSRRPRTTARLRALEIGMLGLIAGVLSVIYYRAMLRYSLRGDVTSVQLVMKNFVLHAAVLIVTFGMATPKRRLLAAPTVVPLAQMPFATLLALCLGHARAAEGLSRWTTPVAHLSFDALFLLILAVASTYQAGAFHRLRREASDARRLGPYRLRRRIGAGGMGEVCLAEHRLLKRPCAVKLIRPEAVADPGALARFEREVQITAALTHPNVIEVYDYGRAEDGDCYYVMEYLPGPHLRQLVERHGPLPPGRAVHLLRQVCRALSVAHAAGLIHRDIKPSNVIVAGALGIEDQAKLLDFGLVLRRAGPLAPGLTREGQVLGTPLFMAPEQATNDGRLVDGRSDLYALGAVAYYLLTGRPPFEGDDGLAVLIAHARDPVVPPSQVRADVPGDLERVVLRCLAKDPEGRFADAEGLERALGECGCAGDWGQGHAARWWRDIDAGGRLPVMPDGRPAASPSKT; this is translated from the coding sequence ATGAGGCGGCGCGAGCCCCCCTGCCGGGGTATGGGGGCGACGGCCGTGAGGCCCGCCCCCGATCCCCGGGGCCCCGGGGGCCTCGCCGAGACGGTCGACTTCCCCGCGCCCGGATCGCCCGAGGCGCCCGACGGGCTCACGCCGAGGCCAGCCGCCGCCGAAGGCCGCGGGGCCTCTTCGGCGGCCGAGCTCGACCCGCTGCTGCGGACGCGGCTGCGGGCCCTGGCGATCCTCTACCTCGCCGTCTTCGGGCTCCTCCCCGGCTGGCGGCTCGTGGTCCGCAGGGAGACCGACGAGGCGGCCTCCGCGGCCAACGCCCTGGCCGTCGTCGCGCTCGGGGCGGCCGTCATCCTGCTCTCGTCCCGACGGCCCCGCACGACGGCCCGGCTCCGGGCCCTGGAGATCGGCATGCTCGGGCTGATCGCCGGAGTGCTGTCGGTGATCTATTACCGCGCGATGCTCCGGTACTCGCTCCGGGGCGACGTGACGTCGGTGCAGCTCGTCATGAAGAACTTCGTGCTGCACGCGGCCGTCCTGATCGTCACGTTCGGCATGGCGACCCCGAAACGCCGACTCCTCGCGGCGCCGACGGTCGTCCCGCTCGCGCAGATGCCGTTCGCGACCCTGCTGGCCCTCTGCCTGGGGCACGCGAGGGCGGCGGAGGGGCTGTCGCGGTGGACCACGCCCGTCGCCCACCTCAGCTTCGACGCGCTGTTCCTGCTGATCCTGGCCGTCGCGTCCACCTACCAGGCCGGGGCGTTCCATCGGCTGCGCCGGGAGGCCAGCGACGCCCGGCGGCTGGGCCCGTATCGCCTCCGGCGGCGGATCGGCGCCGGCGGGATGGGCGAGGTCTGCCTGGCGGAGCACCGGCTCCTGAAGCGCCCCTGCGCCGTCAAGCTCATCCGCCCCGAGGCCGTGGCCGACCCGGGGGCCCTGGCCCGGTTCGAGCGCGAGGTCCAGATCACCGCGGCGCTGACGCACCCGAACGTCATCGAGGTCTACGACTACGGACGGGCCGAGGACGGGGACTGCTACTACGTCATGGAATACCTGCCGGGCCCGCACCTGAGGCAGCTCGTCGAGCGGCACGGCCCCCTGCCGCCGGGGCGGGCGGTCCACCTCCTGCGCCAGGTCTGCCGGGCCCTGAGCGTGGCCCACGCCGCGGGGCTGATCCACCGCGACATCAAGCCGTCGAACGTCATCGTCGCGGGGGCCCTGGGCATCGAGGACCAGGCCAAGCTGCTCGACTTCGGCCTGGTCCTGCGGCGGGCGGGTCCGCTCGCGCCGGGGCTGACCCGGGAGGGCCAGGTGCTCGGGACGCCGCTGTTCATGGCGCCGGAGCAGGCGACGAACGACGGCCGCCTGGTGGACGGGCGGAGCGACCTCTATGCCCTGGGGGCGGTGGCCTACTACCTGCTGACCGGCCGGCCCCCGTTCGAGGGGGACGACGGGCTCGCGGTGCTGATCGCGCACGCCCGCGACCCGGTGGTGCCGCCGTCCCAGGTCCGCGCCGACGTCCCCGGGGACCTGGAACGCGTCGTGCTGCGATGCCTGGCCAAGGACCCGGAGGGGCGCTTCGCCGACGCCGAGGGCCTGGAACGGGCCCTGGGCGAGTGCGGCTGCGCCGGCGACTGGGGCCAGGGGCATGCCGCCCGGTGGTGGCGGGACATCGACGCGGGCGGCCGCCTCCCCGTCATGCCGGACGGCCGCCCCGCGGCGTCCCCGTCGAAGACGTGA